TTCCCCATCCACTTCACGGGCCATCTGCATGATGATCTTAGTCTGCGCGCACTATATAGTGCCGCCAATGCTCTGGTGATCCCTTCGCGCCAGGACAATCTGCCCAACACCGGGATCGAAGCCCAGGCCTGTGCCACTCCGGTGATTGCCTTTAACATTGGTGGCCTGCCAGACATCGTAGTTCACCAGCAAACCGGCTATTTGGCCAAAGGTTTCGACACCCAGGATCTGGCCAGAGGAATCGTTTGGGTGCTGGCAAAACGCAAAACGGGGCGGTTGGGTAAACAGGCGCGCGAGCAGGCGGTGGCACGCTTTTCGTATCCGGTTATAGCGGAAAAATACCGACAGATTTATGAGCAGTATGAAGTCTCTTAAAAAGATCTGCTTTATTACACCCGCACAAGATACACTTTTTTACGATACCGGTACGTTATGTTCAAAATGAAAGCCAACTTAGCAAATGCGATTCTCCATTCCCAGTTGAGGTAAAACAGTGATCATTGGTTCAGGTATGCTAGCCCGTTCATTTACACCGGCATTCGCGCAATGTAAGAATGTATGCATATATGCTGCGGGCGTTTCCAATTCAAGTTGTTTGGATGATCGTGAATTTTCGCGTGAGCGTCAACGCCTGGAAAACGCCATAGGGCAAAACACAGACGTTCATACTTTCGTCTATTTTGGGACCTGCAGCATCGCAGACCCGGAAGCGCGAAACACGCCATATGTTCAGCATAAGATTGCCATGGAGCAACTGGTTGCTAAACATCCTCAGAGTCTAATTTTACGTTTGCCACAAGTAGCCGGTATAACACCGAATCCGCACACTTTATTAAATTTTATTTATGCACGAATCGCACGCAGTGAGCGCTTCAACCTTTGGCGATTGGCCAAACGCAATATCATTGATGTTACGGATGTGGTTTTGATTTCGCAGCACTTGATAGCAAACCGTTCATTACGAAACACCACGATAAACATTGCCAACAAATCCAGCTATCCGATGACTGACATCGTCAGTACGATGGGTCACGTGGTGGGAAAGCATCCGATATACGACTTGGTTGAACAGGGGGCTGACTATGCCATAGAAACTCAGGACATATCTCCACTACTGGAAAAAGCCAGGGTACATTTCGGTAGCGACTATCTCGAAAAAGTCCTTGCGAAATATTATCATGAAAAGATTTGAAATCTGTTTGGTCGAAAGTCTACCGTTCAAAACAGCCCTAAAGGATGATTCGATGAGCATCACTATTTCTAAATACGTCGCGGTAATCAACGATCTTCTGAAACCTTTTGGCGC
This window of the uncultured Desulfosarcina sp. genome carries:
- a CDS encoding NAD-dependent epimerase/dehydratase family protein, with product MIIGSGMLARSFTPAFAQCKNVCIYAAGVSNSSCLDDREFSRERQRLENAIGQNTDVHTFVYFGTCSIADPEARNTPYVQHKIAMEQLVAKHPQSLILRLPQVAGITPNPHTLLNFIYARIARSERFNLWRLAKRNIIDVTDVVLISQHLIANRSLRNTTINIANKSSYPMTDIVSTMGHVVGKHPIYDLVEQGADYAIETQDISPLLEKARVHFGSDYLEKVLAKYYHEKI